One segment of Herbaspirillum hiltneri N3 DNA contains the following:
- a CDS encoding MFS transporter produces MPSSTRFRYRIFFMVLLVAVINYIDRGALSYASQHILSEYGFDKKEWGAVLGYFGYGYMFGALVGGASGDRFGPRKVWLWAGVAWSVFEVATAFAGDLGLAFFGGSALAGFAMIRVMFGFCEGPAYSIINKTVSNWATSRERGFVVALGLLSTPLGAMLTAPVSVFLLTVTGSWRWMFVVLGVTGLLVLILFMKIFTNLPEQNPRVGALELAEIHAGRNPAQSAGRTATAGEASVSWKDFFRSRTLMCNTLGYFSFVYVNFLLLTWTPKYLQDQFHFSLSSLWYLGMIPWIGACFTVLLGGRFSDWMLRKTGNLVYARSWFAALSLLLTTATFLLVSQAESATAIILLMTIANAFNALPNSVYWAVVIDTSPSSTIGTFSGMMHFMANIGVVLAPTLTGYLVTAFGYPAMFIAAAVATCVGMAAMLLVRPGKL; encoded by the coding sequence ATGCCATCGTCTACCCGCTTTCGATATCGTATTTTTTTCATGGTGCTGCTGGTTGCGGTCATTAACTACATTGATCGTGGCGCACTTTCATATGCCTCGCAACACATCCTGAGCGAATACGGCTTTGACAAGAAAGAGTGGGGCGCAGTATTGGGATATTTCGGTTACGGGTATATGTTCGGTGCATTGGTCGGCGGTGCCTCAGGGGATCGCTTCGGCCCCCGTAAAGTCTGGCTGTGGGCTGGCGTTGCCTGGTCAGTGTTCGAAGTCGCCACCGCTTTCGCAGGAGATTTGGGACTGGCTTTTTTTGGTGGCTCGGCGCTGGCCGGGTTCGCCATGATTCGCGTCATGTTTGGCTTCTGCGAAGGCCCGGCCTATTCCATTATTAACAAGACCGTCTCGAACTGGGCTACGTCCAGAGAGCGCGGTTTTGTGGTCGCCCTCGGCTTACTCAGTACACCTTTGGGGGCGATGTTGACCGCGCCGGTATCCGTATTCTTGTTGACCGTCACCGGAAGTTGGCGGTGGATGTTTGTCGTACTGGGTGTGACAGGTTTGCTGGTACTCATATTATTCATGAAGATATTCACCAATCTTCCAGAGCAAAATCCGCGAGTCGGTGCGCTGGAGCTGGCGGAGATCCATGCCGGACGAAATCCCGCGCAGTCCGCAGGCCGCACTGCGACGGCAGGCGAGGCGTCTGTATCGTGGAAGGATTTCTTCCGCAGCCGTACATTGATGTGCAATACGCTTGGTTATTTTTCCTTTGTCTATGTCAATTTTCTGTTGCTGACATGGACGCCAAAGTACCTGCAGGATCAATTTCATTTCAGTCTGTCGTCTCTTTGGTATCTGGGTATGATTCCGTGGATCGGCGCCTGTTTCACGGTACTGCTGGGAGGACGATTCTCTGACTGGATGCTTCGCAAGACCGGCAATCTGGTCTATGCACGCAGCTGGTTTGCCGCGTTGTCGCTATTGTTGACGACGGCAACTTTTCTGCTGGTGTCGCAGGCGGAGAGTGCGACAGCGATTATCTTGCTCATGACGATCGCCAACGCCTTTAACGCCTTGCCTAACTCGGTTTACTGGGCAGTTGTGATTGATACATCGCCATCTTCTACGATTGGCACGTTTAGCGGCATGATGCATTTCATGGCGAACATCGGTGTAGTGCTGGCGCCCACATTGACGGGATATCTGGTGACCGCATTTGGTTATCCGGCGATGTTTATCGCCGCGGCGGTGGCGACTTGCGTAGGCATGGCAGCCATGTTGCTGGTGCGGCCGGGAAAACTTTAG
- a CDS encoding aminotransferase-like domain-containing protein, whose product MPSVSPSSSIPSTLTQRLVQLIRRQISEGVYAPGTRLPSIRDMAKTHDCAKNTIVNAFDYLTALGVLEPRRGSGFFVCAAAPAIKDDDEASSLSRAMDVVWLMREQLKSDPEHLRLGDGFPPVDWLNEVRLDKFHQKVVRTGLGALFGYGSRFGYQPLRQHLVHRLANHGIEASASQIVLTHGANQALDIVIRNFVKPGDRVLVDEPGYYMLFGKLKLGGARIVGIPRLADGPDLEALERELKIGKPCLFFTQTLAHNPTGSDTSPHKAHKILQLADRYNAIIVENDTFADFKPNAAPRISTLDQLRRTIYVGSFSKSVSAALRVGFLACHRDLASDLADIKMLVHVSSSEYCERTLDVILSEGHYSRHAARLRDRLTHATESARRLLENMGAELFCAPAQSMYLWAAMPGYPDSKTLAQALMRQNIVTAPGSIFHIDTEAPSRWSRYNVGLLGDPRFAAAMQGLLR is encoded by the coding sequence ATGCCCAGCGTTTCACCTTCTTCTTCCATTCCTTCCACGCTAACTCAGCGACTGGTCCAGCTGATACGCCGCCAGATCAGCGAAGGCGTTTACGCTCCGGGGACACGCCTGCCGTCGATCCGCGACATGGCGAAGACCCATGACTGCGCCAAGAACACTATCGTCAACGCCTTCGATTACCTGACCGCGCTGGGCGTGCTGGAGCCGCGTCGCGGATCCGGTTTCTTCGTCTGCGCGGCGGCGCCGGCGATCAAGGACGACGACGAAGCCTCGTCGCTGAGCCGCGCGATGGATGTGGTCTGGCTCATGCGGGAACAGTTGAAGAGTGATCCCGAGCACTTGCGACTGGGCGACGGTTTTCCGCCGGTGGACTGGCTCAACGAAGTGCGGCTCGACAAATTCCATCAGAAGGTGGTGCGCACCGGCCTCGGCGCCTTGTTCGGCTACGGCAGCCGCTTCGGCTACCAGCCGCTGCGCCAGCATCTGGTGCACCGGCTTGCGAATCACGGTATCGAGGCCTCGGCCAGCCAGATCGTGCTGACGCACGGCGCCAACCAGGCGCTCGACATCGTGATCCGCAATTTCGTCAAACCGGGTGATCGCGTGCTGGTCGACGAGCCCGGCTATTACATGCTGTTCGGCAAGCTCAAGCTGGGTGGCGCACGCATCGTCGGCATTCCGCGCCTGGCCGACGGGCCGGACCTGGAAGCGCTGGAGCGCGAACTCAAGATCGGCAAACCTTGCCTGTTCTTCACGCAGACGCTGGCGCACAATCCGACCGGTTCCGACACCTCGCCGCACAAGGCGCACAAGATCCTGCAACTGGCCGATCGCTACAACGCCATCATCGTCGAGAACGATACCTTCGCCGATTTCAAGCCCAACGCCGCGCCGCGCATTTCCACGCTGGATCAACTGCGGCGCACGATCTACGTCGGCAGTTTTTCGAAGTCGGTGTCGGCGGCTTTGCGGGTCGGCTTCCTGGCCTGCCATCGCGATCTCGCCAGCGACCTTGCCGATATCAAGATGCTGGTGCACGTAAGCAGTTCCGAATACTGCGAACGCACGCTCGACGTCATCCTCAGCGAAGGTCATTACAGCCGTCACGCCGCGCGCCTGCGCGACCGCCTGACCCACGCCACGGAGAGCGCACGCCGTCTGCTCGAGAACATGGGCGCGGAACTGTTCTGCGCACCGGCGCAGTCGATGTACCTGTGGGCGGCAATGCCGGGTTATCCGGATTCCAAGACGCTGGCGCAGGCCTTGATGCGGCAGAACATCGTCACGGCGCCGGGCAGCATTTTCCATATCGACACCGAAGCGCCGTCGCGCTGGTCGCGCTACAACGTCGGCCTGCTCGGCGATCCGCGTTTCGCGGCGGCGATGCAGGGCTTGCTGCGCTGA